In the genome of Candidatus Tiamatella incendiivivens, the window TAGTACCAGGGGTCTGAGATAACGTAGGAGAGCAGCCTAAGTTATTTCAACATTTGTTTAACCCGTTACTTGAGGATAATTCTAGTGTTTTACATATAAAAATATATGTAACTTTTCTATATACTTATGATATATGTATTTGAAAGAGGTTATATATAATTATTAAATATATTTTAAATACATAGAAACACCTGTAGGACATATTTAACTAGGAAATAATTCTTTAGATAGTCAAATAAACCCTGTAATCATGGGATGAACATTGTATTCAGAAACCGGAAGCGAATGCAAGGACATATTTCTACCAATATTCAAGGATTCCCTCAAAAATGGAAATTGCCCTATATGCACTATCCTTGGGAACTATGAGGTAAACATTCTTGAGTCAATACTATATGAGAGGGTGAATGACCCGGAAGTTAGGCGTAAATTTATAGATTCAATGGGATTGTGTAAATACCATGCATGGCTCATAGTTGAATTATCAGAAAGAAGCACTTTAGTGGATAACCTTGGACCTTCTCTTCTTTATAGAGATATCCTGGCCAAGTACATAAGGGACGGTCACAGCTCAAAGAAGGGGACATGCCCAATATGTAGAGATGTTGCTAGTTATGAAAAAATGATAGTTAAGTGGATA includes:
- a CDS encoding DUF6062 family protein; this encodes MYSETGSECKDIFLPIFKDSLKNGNCPICTILGNYEVNILESILYERVNDPEVRRKFIDSMGLCKYHAWLIVELSERSTLVDNLGPSLLYRDILAKYIRDGHSSKKGTCPICRDVASYEKMIVKWIAKCMDNSDWFRSLYANGKAVFCDNHYHRIIGQMRNPHAIKEFESIHRDKLKSILIRIESYISKKDYRSKEEIKEEEVYAWIDALKALKGDRSFRGCSG